The DNA window TTGCAACGGCCGAACCGGAAATCATTCCCATCAGTCCGGAAGACACTACCGATGCCTTTGCCGGACCCCCGGCCGTCTTGTCACTGAGTTTCATACCTAAATCAATCAGTACCTGGCCGCCGCCGCACACCGAGAAGAATGCGCCGAACAGCAGGAAATAGAACAGGGTGTTAACAGATGACGACAGCGGTGAACCCAGGATGCCGTTCGGATCCATCACCATAACCTCGCCGAAACTCTGCCATGACATGCCGCGGAATTTGAAAATGCCGCTGATTTTCTGTCCTAAGAATGCATATGCAATAAATACACAGATGAAGATAAACAGGTTCATACCCATAAACCGTCTCACCGCTTCCATGACGATAAACAGGAGCCAGTACGCGCAGATTAAATCGGCTGTGGTCATAATGTCCACGTTGTAAATGCGGTTCTGCAGGTAGCTTAAATTTGAAATAAAGTAATAGGCACAAAACGCAACTCCCGCAAGCAGGAAGATATCATAGACCCATCCAAGCGCTTTCGTCGCCGGAGTTTTGCACTTATCCGCAACCGGTTTGTGAATAAAGGCGATTGCCAGAGCCAGACAAAGGTGAATCGGCACCTGAATCCATTTATCAAGCGGTCTCACCAATGCTATATACAATTGGAAAGCAATCAATACTACGGAAAGTACAACTAAGGATGCATATCTCCACTTTGGAAGGCTTGCGAATTTGCTAACTGGCTTTGTATCCTGGTTCAAGGCATTCGCTTCACTCATAATTCATTCCTCCACTATCTTTCAGAGAGGGGAGCCGGCTTTGGCAAGCTCCCCTCCGAGCTTTTTATTGACTGGCAATGAAAAGTCTGCTAAACATGCTTTTCACTGTTTATTTAATGTATCCTGCTTCTTTAAAGTATTTCTCTGCGCCCGGATGAAGCTCAAGTCCGCCGACCTTCTCGGATTCCCAGCATGTTGCAGGGTCGAATGGTTCGATGGAGGCCAGTACGGATACAAGGTAATCCCTGTTTTCACACATTGTCTTCGTCATCCAGTAAACAACATCCTCGTCGAGGTCTTCTTTTACAAATAAGCAGTCGGGTGTTCCGGCATTGATAATCACTTCCGTCTGTCCCTTCCAGGAATTGGCTGGGATTTCAATCCTCTGGAATCCTTTTTCGTTTACAAAGTAGTCGAGTGTCGCTTCTTCCCACTGGTTGAAGTGAACGTCACATGTCATGGCGATTTCCGTCATTGTGGAAGAGTTGATGGATGTATGGTCAAGCATAAAGTCTAACTTGCCGTCTTTTACCATTGCGGAAAGGTCGGAACCGCCGCCGTGCACTACATCGCCGCCCCAGGATTTGATGTCGTCTTCCGTTACGCCCAGGTACTGAAGTAAAATCTGAACCACTTCATTATCCATGGAACCCACCGGGCTGCAGCCGATGCGGATTGGAAGTTTCTGTCTGATGGCTTCTTCCACTGTCTGCACATTGTATTTATCCATAAATGCCTTTGTCATGAAGTTTACGGCCGACACGTTTGTAAGTCCGCCAATCATGGCTTTGTATCCCTTTACAGGAGGTTTGCCGAGCGTCCCCTCTTCAAACGCCCATTTTGCAGGAGCGCCGTTGATAAAGGAAACATCCGTCTTGCCCTGCTCAAACAGGTAAGGAGCGCCCATTCCTCCCGGGGAGATTGGCTGTACGTCTACCGTGCCGATTCCGTTCTCCTCCCACAGCTTGGCAAGCTCTGCGGACAGATTATAGTTGCTGGTTCCAACTTCATGTGTTGCGAATAAGATATTTGCATTTAAACCAGCGTTCGCGGGTTCTGCTTTTGCCGATGCCCCCGCCGCTTCCGTCTCAGCGCCGTCTGCCGCCGGAGCTGCCGTTCCTGCCGCTTCCGCTGCCGGAGCCGTCGTTCCCGCCGTTTGGCTGCTGCCGTCGTTACATCCCGAAAGACCCAGTACCATTGTAGCTGCTAATGCTACGGATAACAGTTTTTTCATGCTCTTTTTCATAGTTTTTCCTCCACTATTCTCCTTTTTTTTCCTTACTGCCCTTTGCCAGTTTTACGCCGTAGTCAATGGCGTTTACCAGGCTGAGTTCATTTGCTATGCCGAGACCCGCCTGATCAAAGGCAGTCCCATGGTCTACGGATGACCTCACAATCGGAAGTCCCAACGTGATGTTGACCCCTGCAACCGCATCCCATTTTTTTTCTTTTTCGTTATAAACAAAACCGACAACCTTTAACGGGATATGTCCCTGGTCGTGGTACATAGCCACTACGATATCATACCATCCGCCTCTCGCTTTGGAAAAGACTGTGTCCGGAGGCACGGGGCCTTCCGCCCGGATTCCCTCTTTCACCGCTTCTTTGATGGCCGGTATGATTTCATCAATCTCCTCGCGGCCGAACATTCCGTTCTCGCCGCTGTGCGGGTTGAGGCCCGCCACCCCTACTTTGGGATTCTCAATTCCCAGGTCTTTACAGGCCTGGTGGGCGATCCTTATCACTTCCAGCACCCTGTCTTTTTTTACCCTGTCGCAGGCTTCCCTGAGCGAAACATGGGTGGATACGTGGACCACTCTCAAATTCTCGTGGGCCAGCATCATCGTATATTTTTTTGTTCCGGTGAACTCCGCATAGATTTCGGTGTGGCCGGAATAATGATGGCCCGCCAGATTCACCGCCTCTTTGTTAAATGCGTTCGTAACCGTTGCATCTATTTCACCGGCCATGGCCAGCTCTATCACCTTTTTTACATACTGGAACGCCGCGTCTCCCGCCTCCGCGGACACCTTGCCGCGCTCCAGGGTAGTCATATCCACCAGCTTCATATCATAGACGTCTATGGTTCCAAACTCATACCGTGCCTCTCCGGCCGACTGCACCGCGCGGATTTTGATATCTTCTCTCCCCACAATCTTAACGGCTTCCTCCATGACGGAGGCGTCACCGATTACAAGAGGGCGGCACTCGTCATAGATTTCTTTCTTTGCCAGGGCTTTAACGGTAATCTCCGGTCCAATGCTGGCCGGGTCTCCCATTGTAATTCCAAGAATTAATCTCTCAGCCATTGCTCTCCCTTTCCGGTCTGTCATTCCTATTTCCACTACGTCAGCACATTCCCTTTTCGTGGTTTTCGGCCAGGACCTTCTTAAGAGCTTCGATTCCTTCTTCCGGAACCTGGTTAAACGGGGCGCGGCATTTTCCCACCGGATATCCCAGCAGGTTTACCGCCGTCTTTACGATGGTGTTGGGGTTACCGTATTTGAAACATCCCCGAAAGGAGCGGATGCTGTCCTGTGCCTTTCTTGCGTTCTCCAGGTCGCCTGCCACAAAGTAATTGTAGATGGAGGCCATAACCTCCGGAAATACGTTCGCGCAGCCTGCGATGCCGCCGGTTCCTCCCGCCAGGAGGTTCCATAGAATCAGGGAATCGTTGCCGGAAAGCACTGCGAAGTCGCCGCGGTCCCTTGTCTGCTCGATATACTGGAGCATATTGTCAAAGTTGCCGGAGCTGTCCTTGGCTCCCACGATATTTTCTATTTTACTGAGCCTTGCCACGGTTGCCGGAGCCAGGGCGTTTCCCGTCCTGGCCGGGATGTTATATAATACAATCGGCATATCCACGGCCTCGGCCACCGCCTTATAGTGATCGTAAAGTTCATTCTGGGAAGCCGCCGCAAACGACGGTGTGATGATGGAGAGTACATCCGCTCCCAGGGATTTTGCCATCTGTGACTGTCTGATGGTATCCTTTGTGCTGATGCAGCCCGTTCCCGCATAGACCGGGACACGGCCCTTCGTCTCATCGATCACGATACTCAAAACTTCCTCTTTTTCCTTCTCGTTTAATATGTAGCCCTCACCGTTGGTTCCGAATGGGAACAGGCCGTGTACGCCGCCTTTAATCTGCCGGTTTACCTGATTGCGCAGCTCCTGTCCGTTGATGGACTCGTCTTCGTTCATCGGCGTCACGATTGGCGGGATAATTCCTTTAATCTCTACCTTCTTCATTTCCTGATTTCCTCCTGGTCTCCTGCTTATTCCTCACGTCGTCGGCTCCGGTAAAATGCCGTTTGCGCCTCGGACGGTGCCCGGACTGCTTCCGCCCGGTTTATCTTTATCCACTACATAATTTCAAGATATAATTTCCTGGCGTCCTCCGCCGTTACCGTTCTCATATTGTTGACAAGGAGCCTCTGAACGTCCATTCCCGCTAAAACCAGGGTATCCAGGTCCTCATCTCCAATGCCGAATTCCTTCAGGCTCTTCGGGATGTTTAAGTGCTCCACAATCTCATTCATCCTGTTTACGACCCACGCCGATTTTTCTCCGGCCGTCTTTGCACCGGCATCCGGTGCAAGTCTGTCGTATGCCTCCGCAAAAAGCTCCCGGCAGACCGGTTCGTTGAACTTCATGACAGGGGCCAGCAGGATTGCATTGGAAACGCCGTGGGGAATGTGGTATTTGCCGCCTAACGGATAGGAAAGCGCATGGACCGCCGTGGTTCCCGACGCCGTGATGGCGACTCCCGCGTAGAAGGATGCAATCAGCATGTTGTTCTTCTCCTCCAGCGCTTCCGGGTCATCGCAGGCTTTTTCGATGTTCTTCATAATCATTTCGAATGCCTGCAGAGCGAAAATATCGCTGAACGGGTTCTTCTTATTTGAAGTAAAACATTCGACTGCATGACACAGGGCGTCCACTCCGGTGGAGGCTGCAATCTTTCTCGGCAGCTCCTTAATCATAACCGCGTCCAGGATGACGTAATCGGCAATCATATTATCATTGACTATTCCAACCTTCAGCTCTTTCTCCGGCACCGCCACGATGGCGTTCGGCGTAGCCTCCGCCCCTGTGCCGGCCGTGGTCGGTATCATCAGGGTCTTTACGCATTTCCCGGCCATTCCCGGGTTGTCGAGAAGTTCTTTTACACCGTACTCATCGGTTGCCAGTACGGAAGCCAGCTTGGCCGTGTCCATCACACTGCCTCCGCCGACCGCTATGATAAAGTCGGCTCCTGATTTTTTAAACCCGTCTACAACCGCCTGAACCTGTCCGTAGGTCGGTTCCGCCGCCAGATCGTCAAAAATCACAAACTCTTTGCCGGTTTCTTTGATTTTTTCAAGCGGCAGCCTGAGAAGCCCCGCCCCGATAATTCCTTTATCGGTAAATACGGCGATTTTCTTTGTATCGGCGCCGATGAGGGCGGCCATATGATTTAAGGCATTCTCACCGCTGTACACTGCGTGCGGCATTTTAAGCGTATACTGTGTTAACATACTTTTTCTCCTCTTTCTTATCCCGTCCTGCCTCTTCCGCGTTTCCCGTGATAATTCCGGCTAAATCCGACATCAGGGTGCTGCTTCCGAATCCTCCCGACTTGGATATGACTGCAAATGTTTTGTCTCCTATCTCAATGCCCGAAAGCACCGTTCCCGGCGCCATCTCGCGCACAGGCGCGATCTCATCGCGGCCGATGTGTTTCATAAAACCGGTCAGGCAGTCGCCTCCCGTTATTAAAAGCGTGGTATCGAGCCCCATCTGAATCAGTTCCTTCACCACATATCCCAGGGTGGATGAAATCCTGACTCTCAGCTCCTCCATCGTAATCCCCTGCTCTTTTGCATATTGAAGTGTTTCATTCTGCCCCGGCAGGTCGTTGGTGTCTATGATGCTGCAGGCGTTCCGGCTGCAGATGTCTTTCCAGTGCAAAAGCGCTGCTTTTCCTTCCGGCGTCTGATAATATCCGGCTTTCAGCTTCTGCTCCGGCGTCATCCTGATTCTCTTAAAACCGTGTTTCTCGGCGTAATCAAGCTGCTTTCTGGTGATTGGGTTCACACTTCCGCATGCGACGAGAAAGTTTCCGTTCATTACCACCTTCCTCTGCCCGCTGCCTTTCAGTCCCAGCAGCGAGGGGAGAACCCCCGCAAAACCGGCGCATCCGGCCATGATGTGAAGTTCGTCTTTCTCCATCAGGAATTTTCCCTGCTCTCTCATCTCCTCCTCAGTGGAAGTATCATATATCATGATCCCCGGAACCCTGCTCCAATCATTCATGTTCCGCACCACCGTGGAGGGAACATCTTTTCCGATAATCTCCGGTATGCCCGAATACAGAACCGGCTCAAACGGATCCTTTCCAAATACACTCTCGTGAACCGGAATCCCGTCGATATAGTGGATTCCATTTCTGGTCACCCGGTTCATTTTCGGAAACGCGGGAAGAAATTGGAGGGAGGTCTGCCTGGTGGCATCGAGAACTGCTTTGAGTTCGCTTCCAACGTTTCCTCTGAGTGCAGAATCTGTCTTCTTGTATATAAATGGAATCCCGCTCTTATATGCTCTTTCTGTAATATGGAAAACAACCTGATAGGCCTCTTCCCGGCCCAGATGCCTTGTCTCGGCATCCAGAACCAGAACCTGTACCTGCCCGTCCACGCTGTCGAAATTATATTCCGTATTGGTCACTACTCTTGTCTCTGCTCCACCTGCCGCGAACTGTACTCCTGTATCCAGTGCGCCCGTGAAATCATCTGCGATTATCAGTAATTTCACCATATTGTTTCCTTTCCTGCCCGATATCAACTGTTTCATTTTTAAACATATATCCTGCATGATTGACCGGTTGATTTTATGGCTTATTGTCGATAACTGTTTCTTTTCCTTTGTTGTGTTTAATTTTACTAGCTATTCTCTCTTTCCTCAACCTTTTTTATCCATTTTATTGTTTATATTTGAAACACTTTTAATTTTTTCTTTCTTTTTTTGTTGTAATATGATACAATCGTTTCAGAATGAAACAAGAGCGTGTTAAGAAGAAATCTCAGTATTCAGGCATGGTGTATTTGAAAACACCCGTGCAGCCGTTAATCATGCAGCAGCAGTATGGACACAGAGTGAACAGAAACCATTTTAGAACCGGATTTGCCGGGAGGGGGATTTTATGAACCAGGGAAAGATCAGGATACTCGGAATTGCGCCATATGAAGGCATGAAGTCCATCATGCAAAAACTGGCCAAAGAGCGCGACGACATTGATTTAAATGTATTTGTCGGCGATCTCCACAAGGGCGCGGAAATCGCCCAGAAGAATTTCCATGAAGATTTTGACATTATCATCTCGCGCGGCGGCACGGCGGAACTGATCGGGGCAATCACACCTCTGCCGGTCATTGAGATCGCACTCTCAGTCTACGACATCCTGCGTGCAATCAAGATGGCGGAGAACTTTTCTTCCCGCTATGCAATCGTCGGTTTCCCCGGCATCACAAGCAGCGCCCAGCTTCTCTGCGACCTTCTCCAGTATAAAGTGGAAATCTGCACGATACACAGCGGGGATGAGGTCCAGGACGTCCTGTTATCTCTTAAGAAGAAGGGCTACCGCATGGTGCTCTGTGATATGATCGCAAACACGACGGCTAAAAAGCTTGGATTAAATGCAATCTTAATCACTTCCGGCAACGAAAGCATCGGCAATGCCTTCGATCAGGCGGTAAAACTATGCAGGAGCCACTCCCTCCTGCGGGAGGAGAATAAATTCCTTCAGAATGTCATTCACAAGGACAGCCATGAAACCGTCGTCTTTAATGAAAAGGAGGAGGTATTTTTCTCCACGCTGGAGGCGGGCGCCGATACGCCTATCATCGATGTGCTGAGACGTGAAATCCCTGCTGCACTCACCGTCGACACACACCGCTCGTTTAAAAATATCGGCGGCACGCTGTACTCCATCACCAGCCGTCAGATCCCGTTTTACGGAAGGGCTTACGTGGTCTTTTACTTTTCCTCCAATAAGGTGCCATTTGCAAGCAGCAAGTACGGTGTTCAGTATCTTAGTAAAAATGACGTTGAGAATACATTTTACAACAGTTTTTATAATGTAACCGGAGCCATCGGGGGACTTCAGGCCACGGTGGAACAGATGACCCAGACCGATTTTCCCATTATGATCATCGGCGAGGAGGGGACGGGTAAGGAGCGCGTGGCCGGAGCCATCTACACCCAGAGCCCGCTTCAGCACAATCCCATGGTCGTCATCAATTTTGCAATGATGAACGACAAGAGCTGGACCTTCCTGACAAACCACTATAACTCTCCCTTCAATGATAACAACAATACCATTTACCTGAAAAATGTGGACTCGCTCCCGGAGGATCGCCACCGGCAGTTACTCTCCCTCATCGTGGATATGAACCTGGCGCGCCGCAACCGCCTTCTCTTTTCCTGCGTGTGCGGCAGGGACGGCATTATTCCTAAGCAGTGCATGGAATTTGTCAATATGCTTTCCTGCCTGACCATCCACCTGCCCCCGCTGCGGGAACGCAAGGAAGAAATCCCGGTTCTCGCCAATCTTTCGCTGAGCTCTTTAAATATCAGCCTGGCCAAAGAGATCCTGGGACTGGAAACAGGAGCCATGGAACTTCTGGCCGCTTATGACTGGCCCTGCAATTACACTCAGTTCAAAAGGATTTTAAGCGAACTGACGGCAGTCACCACGACCCCGTATATCCTGGAAACCACCGTTGCAAGATGCCTGGAACAGGAGCGCAGTACCGAATCAGACATGGCTCGCGGCCCATCTTCCTCACCTCTTCTGGGACTTAGCCTGAACCGGACGCTGGACGAGATAAACCATGACATTATCCACGCCGTTCTGGAGGAAATGGGCGGCAACCAGAGCGCAGCGGCAAAGAGACTTGGAATCAGCAGAACTACACTTTGGAGACTGTTAAAGGAATAAATACATTCCGATTACCGGCCGGATGATGTTTGAACCGGCGAATGAAAAATCAGAAGGAGAAAACACGAATGAAAGAATATATCATACCCAGTATTAAAATATCGGATATCAATATGGAAAAATGTTATTTTAACCCCGGATGTGCGCTCAGTGTTTATAAGCCGTCCTCCGAGCACAAACTCCTGGACATTTTAAACCGCTACTTCGGACCGGTGCAGATGCACAATATCTGCTGCCACCACGATCCGGGACTGCCCCAGGGTTCCACCATCATCAACAACTGCGCCGGCTGCGACAGGAGGTTCCGTTCCCTGTATGAGGGGATTCAGACCATCTCCCTGTGGGAGGTGCTGGACAGCATAGAAGATCTGCCTCTTCCGGATTATGCCGGGCTGACGCTCTCGGTCCATGATTCCTGCTCCTACCGCCCGAAGCCACAGGTCCATGCCGCGGTGCGGAGCCTTCTCGGAAAGATGAATATTAAGGTCATTGATTCGGAGTTCAGCGGCACAAAGTCCATCTGCTGCGGAGACACCTTCTACCCGCGTCTTCCGATTGAGAAGGTGACGGAACTTCAGAAAAAACGCGCTGCCCAGATGCCCTGCCAGGACGTCGCCGTATACTGCGTCTCCTGTATCAAATCCATGGCAATCGGCGGAAAAACGCCGCATCACATGGCCGATCTTGTCCTGGGCGAGGAGACCGAGCTGCAGGAAATGAGAATCGATGTTTATCATAATACGCTGGAGGAATATATTGCCTGTCATTAGGGGATTTAATTGAGGAATGAGAACGCCGCCGGGACGGTCGGGGGGCGGGATGGTGAGGGGGAGGTTGTGAGTCTTCAGTCCCGGCTTGAATTTGGTCGCGGGTGGGGAATCCGGGCAGAAAAAGTTCCTCCGGGAAACGCTTGCGCTCTTTGGAGTACATAACAGTACTAAGGCGTCTGAAAGACGCCGCCTAAGTGCTGATGAACTCCCAGGTTCCCTGCGGAATCTTTTTCTCCCGGATTCCCCACGGGAAGGTTATGACCCGGGACTGAAGACGCGAAGGTTGTCGCCATCCTGAACCCCGGCCTGCGGCCGCTGAATTGTTCTTATTCCTTCAAGGGGGGAGGGTATTGTCGCTGCCACTACGTTCCCTCGAATTCCAAAAGAATGCCTCCTGCATGGTATTCAATTGATAAGTCTGAACTTTAGCACCTGACCTATCCTTGAATAACCATGCAATTTTTTATTTACTCATTCAATTTAGTTCTGGATTTATCTCCGAATTCAGCCTGAAACATCTTCAAAAGGTAAAAGGTTCACGACTACATAGCGGCCGCGACAATACCCTCCCCCACACTTGACGAAAGAGACAATCAGCCCCTGAAGCCGGCGGACGGGGCAGTCACCTTCCCTGAGTCTTCAGTCCCGTCGACAACCTGCCCGGGGAAGGAAGGAGAAAAGATTCCGAAGGGGACATTGGAGCCCGCCGGTGCTTAGCGAGGTCCTTTCGAGCTTAGCATCCGCTGTGCGCTCCACAAGCGGAAGCGAGTCCCCGTAGGAATCTTTTCTCCTGGATTCCCCCTCACCACACCCTATAAACCCGGGACTGAAGACTCATAAACGCCCTCCCACTCCCCCGTCCGCCGTCTTACAGAGGCGTCCTCGCCCCTCAACTAATCCTCCCCCTTTTTTAATTATTTTAGACTCTTTTTATATGTTGGTCAAACAATAGACACACTTCTCCTGTATGATAAGTACATAACATCAATGAGGCCAATGATATTACACAGCGCGCAATGGTCATTGGGCTCGACTAACAATAATTTTCCTTTATATAGATTCTGAAAACTTTTTCACTTCCCCCTTTCCGTTTTCAGAAAAAAACAGGAGCACAGGCATTTTGAGATGCCTGGCTCCTGTTTTTTGCATATTTGGCTGATCAGAATTCTTCCGACCACCCATCCTCTGTCTTCCCAAACTTACGGCCGCAGTCCGCGTAGAAGTACGCCAGTATCGTCGGATCCAGGTTGCAGACCGTATTGTAACTGCAGACGGTGCTGTTTTCCACCTGGTTGACATACTCTTCCGGCTCATCTCCCACAAAGAAACGCCAGCC is part of the [Clostridium] symbiosum genome and encodes:
- a CDS encoding TAXI family TRAP transporter solute-binding subunit — encoded protein: MKKSMKKLLSVALAATMVLGLSGCNDGSSQTAGTTAPAAEAAGTAAPAADGAETEAAGASAKAEPANAGLNANILFATHEVGTSNYNLSAELAKLWEENGIGTVDVQPISPGGMGAPYLFEQGKTDVSFINGAPAKWAFEEGTLGKPPVKGYKAMIGGLTNVSAVNFMTKAFMDKYNVQTVEEAIRQKLPIRIGCSPVGSMDNEVVQILLQYLGVTEDDIKSWGGDVVHGGGSDLSAMVKDGKLDFMLDHTSINSSTMTEIAMTCDVHFNQWEEATLDYFVNEKGFQRIEIPANSWKGQTEVIINAGTPDCLFVKEDLDEDVVYWMTKTMCENRDYLVSVLASIEPFDPATCWESEKVGGLELHPGAEKYFKEAGYIK
- the pdxA gene encoding 4-hydroxythreonine-4-phosphate dehydrogenase PdxA, which produces MAERLILGITMGDPASIGPEITVKALAKKEIYDECRPLVIGDASVMEEAVKIVGREDIKIRAVQSAGEARYEFGTIDVYDMKLVDMTTLERGKVSAEAGDAAFQYVKKVIELAMAGEIDATVTNAFNKEAVNLAGHHYSGHTEIYAEFTGTKKYTMMLAHENLRVVHVSTHVSLREACDRVKKDRVLEVIRIAHQACKDLGIENPKVGVAGLNPHSGENGMFGREEIDEIIPAIKEAVKEGIRAEGPVPPDTVFSKARGGWYDIVVAMYHDQGHIPLKVVGFVYNEKEKKWDAVAGVNITLGLPIVRSSVDHGTAFDQAGLGIANELSLVNAIDYGVKLAKGSKEKKGE
- the dapA gene encoding 4-hydroxy-tetrahydrodipicolinate synthase, giving the protein MKKVEIKGIIPPIVTPMNEDESINGQELRNQVNRQIKGGVHGLFPFGTNGEGYILNEKEKEEVLSIVIDETKGRVPVYAGTGCISTKDTIRQSQMAKSLGADVLSIITPSFAAASQNELYDHYKAVAEAVDMPIVLYNIPARTGNALAPATVARLSKIENIVGAKDSSGNFDNMLQYIEQTRDRGDFAVLSGNDSLILWNLLAGGTGGIAGCANVFPEVMASIYNYFVAGDLENARKAQDSIRSFRGCFKYGNPNTIVKTAVNLLGYPVGKCRAPFNQVPEEGIEALKKVLAENHEKGMC
- a CDS encoding iron-containing alcohol dehydrogenase, which encodes MLTQYTLKMPHAVYSGENALNHMAALIGADTKKIAVFTDKGIIGAGLLRLPLEKIKETGKEFVIFDDLAAEPTYGQVQAVVDGFKKSGADFIIAVGGGSVMDTAKLASVLATDEYGVKELLDNPGMAGKCVKTLMIPTTAGTGAEATPNAIVAVPEKELKVGIVNDNMIADYVILDAVMIKELPRKIAASTGVDALCHAVECFTSNKKNPFSDIFALQAFEMIMKNIEKACDDPEALEEKNNMLIASFYAGVAITASGTTAVHALSYPLGGKYHIPHGVSNAILLAPVMKFNEPVCRELFAEAYDRLAPDAGAKTAGEKSAWVVNRMNEIVEHLNIPKSLKEFGIGDEDLDTLVLAGMDVQRLLVNNMRTVTAEDARKLYLEIM
- a CDS encoding four-carbon acid sugar kinase family protein; this encodes MVKLLIIADDFTGALDTGVQFAAGGAETRVVTNTEYNFDSVDGQVQVLVLDAETRHLGREEAYQVVFHITERAYKSGIPFIYKKTDSALRGNVGSELKAVLDATRQTSLQFLPAFPKMNRVTRNGIHYIDGIPVHESVFGKDPFEPVLYSGIPEIIGKDVPSTVVRNMNDWSRVPGIMIYDTSTEEEMREQGKFLMEKDELHIMAGCAGFAGVLPSLLGLKGSGQRKVVMNGNFLVACGSVNPITRKQLDYAEKHGFKRIRMTPEQKLKAGYYQTPEGKAALLHWKDICSRNACSIIDTNDLPGQNETLQYAKEQGITMEELRVRISSTLGYVVKELIQMGLDTTLLITGGDCLTGFMKHIGRDEIAPVREMAPGTVLSGIEIGDKTFAVISKSGGFGSSTLMSDLAGIITGNAEEAGRDKKEEKKYVNTVYA
- a CDS encoding PrpR N-terminal domain-containing protein; translated protein: MNQGKIRILGIAPYEGMKSIMQKLAKERDDIDLNVFVGDLHKGAEIAQKNFHEDFDIIISRGGTAELIGAITPLPVIEIALSVYDILRAIKMAENFSSRYAIVGFPGITSSAQLLCDLLQYKVEICTIHSGDEVQDVLLSLKKKGYRMVLCDMIANTTAKKLGLNAILITSGNESIGNAFDQAVKLCRSHSLLREENKFLQNVIHKDSHETVVFNEKEEVFFSTLEAGADTPIIDVLRREIPAALTVDTHRSFKNIGGTLYSITSRQIPFYGRAYVVFYFSSNKVPFASSKYGVQYLSKNDVENTFYNSFYNVTGAIGGLQATVEQMTQTDFPIMIIGEEGTGKERVAGAIYTQSPLQHNPMVVINFAMMNDKSWTFLTNHYNSPFNDNNNTIYLKNVDSLPEDRHRQLLSLIVDMNLARRNRLLFSCVCGRDGIIPKQCMEFVNMLSCLTIHLPPLRERKEEIPVLANLSLSSLNISLAKEILGLETGAMELLAAYDWPCNYTQFKRILSELTAVTTTPYILETTVARCLEQERSTESDMARGPSSSPLLGLSLNRTLDEINHDIIHAVLEEMGGNQSAAAKRLGISRTTLWRLLKE
- a CDS encoding (Fe-S)-binding protein, encoding MKEYIIPSIKISDINMEKCYFNPGCALSVYKPSSEHKLLDILNRYFGPVQMHNICCHHDPGLPQGSTIINNCAGCDRRFRSLYEGIQTISLWEVLDSIEDLPLPDYAGLTLSVHDSCSYRPKPQVHAAVRSLLGKMNIKVIDSEFSGTKSICCGDTFYPRLPIEKVTELQKKRAAQMPCQDVAVYCVSCIKSMAIGGKTPHHMADLVLGEETELQEMRIDVYHNTLEEYIACH